The Aeromicrobium yanjiei genome includes a region encoding these proteins:
- a CDS encoding NADH-quinone oxidoreductase subunit M — protein sequence MILTILAATPIAGALILALLPRESGSQLRAKTIALAVSLITLALALVALAQFDPESGGYQLTSTHEWISAFGAHYAVGVNGIGITLILLTTILTPIVLLAAIGDRLPDPRSTNAYLAWMLAVEGLAIGAFSATDAFLFYVLFEATLIPLYFLIGSFGGPHRSYAAVKFLIYNLVGGLLMLASIVGLYVVSSRQGDASYLLADLQGLDLGQTTERLLFLGFMAAFAIKAPLFPLHTWLPDAAGQATPGTSVLMVSVVDKIGTFGMIIWCVGLFPEAADWASPVIIVLAVISIIYGALLAIGQDDIRRLIAFTSVSHFGFIILGIFAFTTTSMAGATLYMFNHGLSTAALFLVTGIMIARRGSARIGDFGGVQKIAPILSGVLLIAGLSSLSLPGLAPFVSEFLVLAGTFTRSIPAAAVATLGIVLAALYILIMYQRTMTGPLQPGSEGVTDLEPREIAALTPAIVLIVALGFFPQPMLNAISPAIDTVMSNVGKGDPPPRTPTTIDTSAEEEGGH from the coding sequence TCGCTGATCACCCTCGCGCTGGCGCTCGTCGCCCTCGCGCAGTTCGACCCCGAGTCCGGTGGCTACCAGCTGACCAGCACCCATGAGTGGATCAGCGCCTTCGGCGCGCACTACGCGGTCGGCGTCAACGGCATCGGCATCACGCTTATCCTGCTGACGACGATCCTGACCCCGATCGTCCTGCTGGCCGCGATCGGCGACCGGCTGCCCGATCCGCGCAGCACCAACGCGTACCTCGCGTGGATGCTGGCGGTCGAGGGCCTCGCGATCGGGGCCTTCTCCGCGACCGACGCGTTCTTGTTCTACGTCCTGTTCGAGGCCACGCTCATCCCGCTGTACTTCCTCATCGGCTCGTTCGGCGGTCCCCACCGCTCGTACGCCGCGGTGAAGTTCTTGATCTACAACCTCGTGGGCGGCCTGCTGATGCTGGCCTCGATCGTGGGCCTGTACGTGGTCAGCTCGCGCCAGGGCGATGCGTCGTACCTGCTCGCGGACCTGCAGGGGCTCGATCTCGGCCAGACCACCGAGCGGCTGCTGTTCCTCGGCTTCATGGCGGCGTTCGCGATCAAGGCGCCGCTGTTCCCGCTGCACACGTGGCTGCCCGACGCGGCCGGCCAGGCGACCCCCGGCACCTCGGTGCTGATGGTGAGCGTGGTCGACAAGATCGGCACGTTCGGCATGATCATCTGGTGCGTGGGGCTGTTCCCCGAGGCCGCGGACTGGGCCAGCCCGGTCATCATCGTCCTGGCCGTCATCAGCATCATCTACGGTGCGCTGCTCGCGATCGGGCAGGACGACATCCGGCGCCTCATCGCGTTCACCTCGGTGTCGCACTTCGGCTTCATCATCCTCGGCATCTTCGCCTTCACGACGACGTCGATGGCCGGCGCGACCCTCTACATGTTCAACCACGGACTCTCGACCGCGGCGCTGTTCCTGGTCACCGGCATCATGATCGCCCGCCGTGGATCGGCCCGGATCGGTGACTTCGGCGGCGTCCAGAAGATCGCGCCGATCCTGTCCGGAGTCCTGCTCATCGCCGGCTTGTCGAGCCTGTCGCTGCCGGGCCTGGCCCCGTTCGTCTCGGAGTTCCTGGTCCTGGCGGGGACGTTCACGCGCTCGATCCCGGCGGCCGCGGTGGCCACGCTCGGCATCGTGCTGGCCGCGCTCTACATCCTGATCATGTACCAGCGCACGATGACCGGGCCGCTCCAGCCCGGCAGCGAGGGCGTCACGGACCTCGAGCCGCGCGAGATCGCGGCCCTGACCCCGGCGATCGTTCTGATCGTGGCCCTGGGCTTCTTCCCCCAGCCGATGCTCAACGCGATCTCGCCGGCCATCGACACGGTCATGAGCAACGTCGGCAAGGGTGATCCTCCGCCGAGGACGCCCACGACCATCGACACATCCGCCGAGGAAGAGGGAGGTCACTGA